The proteins below are encoded in one region of Streptomyces sp. NBC_00490:
- the fxsT gene encoding FxSxx-COOH system tetratricopeptide repeat protein — protein sequence MADRSKGAESHEHFTISYAGFNRPWATWIAHQLEQLGHETTLLRWDPPVRMPLTEALRNLLQAPGRVLLVLDDWYFSLGPRSDAEWTQALHEVVPAHVDRFSAVSVATRALPATAAPLRPVDLRDLDSREARRRILRRLDFEASAEPAAPSGISAPRFPNDPPSVWNVARRNVRFTGRDAILEELHARFERGGRSGARVALRGISGVGKSQIANEYSHRFGNDYDIVWWVGARFRAPAREQFAQLAPRLELPVGQELGERIRAVHEALRTGTPYKRWLLILDSADDMEQIEDLLPEGNGHVLITTLTQDWAASGNVTEIEVLPFRRPESVAYVRRRAQRLNDTEADQLADAVQDLPLLLAQTAAWLDANAMPAKDYISMIRRGEASQIGIRISSDYPMGFQTSWSITLNTLQENNPEAVELLHLFALFSPDAIPVRLMQAAHPSDLPDHLAALAGDPIRWHTALRRLSESTAVRLDYVESSDAEPAVDRVSMHRLYHSFLVSTLTEDRREALSTIACTLLAGADPRRPIDTREWTRYAELIPHLETAGALDSPDPVVRQLVLNCIEYMRVRGENRAALRLCEQAVTRWRTRLGPEDRDMLILIHDHANMLRRSGRYREAEAVGRAVLDQLSETRADDDPDLLRAKNGLGGTLVSLGRYDEAHDMFKECVQAYTSTLGADAPRALQDRGNLAVVTSLLGRYKESLELHRDILLIRERLLTPRHHLTLRSGMFYAWMLRLLGRYDEATSRQELNVRAHRSTMDRYTPQTLYAEHNLALCMRRKGDLLGAESLMRSVVERFVQRQGPHHPDSLLVQADFATFNREHGNLEQARESAASVAEQYARLVGPQHPYAVGTAGNVALALWEYGERDEALRLAERALTDMRAAVGPSHPWTLGAGLNAGGARSLAGDEEGAAELTRAVLESARTTLGETHPLTLSCKAALASDLRILRRGQEASKLEHEALQQLSDTLGAQHPHTLSVRRRERPYWDFEPLPT from the coding sequence ATGGCCGACAGGTCCAAGGGCGCCGAGTCCCACGAGCACTTCACCATCAGTTACGCGGGATTCAACCGGCCCTGGGCGACGTGGATCGCGCACCAGCTGGAGCAGCTGGGCCACGAGACGACCCTGCTGCGCTGGGACCCTCCGGTGCGGATGCCGCTCACCGAGGCGTTGCGCAATCTGCTCCAGGCGCCGGGCCGGGTGCTGCTGGTCCTGGACGACTGGTACTTCTCGCTGGGCCCCCGCTCGGACGCCGAGTGGACGCAGGCGCTGCACGAGGTGGTGCCGGCCCATGTGGACCGGTTCTCCGCGGTCAGCGTGGCGACGAGGGCGCTGCCCGCGACGGCCGCCCCGCTGCGCCCGGTCGACCTGCGCGACCTGGACTCGCGCGAGGCCCGCCGCCGTATCCTGCGCCGCCTGGACTTCGAGGCGTCCGCGGAGCCCGCCGCCCCGTCCGGCATCTCCGCCCCCCGCTTCCCCAACGACCCGCCGTCGGTGTGGAACGTGGCACGCCGCAATGTCCGTTTCACCGGCCGCGACGCGATCCTGGAGGAGCTGCACGCCCGCTTCGAGCGCGGCGGCCGCAGCGGGGCGCGGGTGGCGCTGCGGGGCATCTCCGGCGTCGGCAAGAGCCAGATCGCCAACGAGTACTCGCACCGCTTCGGCAACGACTACGACATCGTGTGGTGGGTCGGCGCCCGCTTCCGCGCGCCCGCGCGCGAGCAGTTCGCCCAGCTCGCCCCGCGTCTCGAACTGCCGGTCGGCCAGGAGCTGGGCGAGCGGATCCGCGCGGTCCACGAGGCGCTGCGGACCGGGACGCCGTACAAGAGATGGCTGCTGATCCTGGACTCCGCGGACGACATGGAACAGATCGAGGATCTGCTCCCGGAGGGCAACGGCCATGTCCTGATCACCACCCTCACCCAGGACTGGGCGGCCTCCGGCAATGTCACCGAGATCGAGGTGCTGCCCTTCAGGCGGCCCGAGTCCGTGGCCTACGTCCGCCGGCGCGCTCAGCGGCTGAACGACACCGAGGCCGACCAGCTCGCCGACGCCGTGCAGGACCTGCCGCTGCTGCTGGCGCAGACCGCGGCCTGGCTCGACGCCAACGCGATGCCCGCCAAGGACTACATCTCGATGATCCGGCGCGGCGAGGCCAGCCAGATCGGCATCCGGATCTCCTCCGACTACCCGATGGGCTTCCAGACCAGCTGGTCGATAACTCTCAACACGCTCCAGGAGAACAACCCCGAGGCCGTGGAGCTCCTCCACCTGTTCGCGCTGTTCTCCCCGGACGCCATCCCGGTCCGGCTGATGCAGGCCGCCCACCCCTCCGACCTGCCCGACCACCTCGCGGCCCTGGCGGGCGACCCGATCCGCTGGCACACCGCGCTGCGCAGGCTGTCGGAGTCGACCGCGGTCCGGCTGGACTACGTCGAGTCCTCCGACGCCGAACCGGCCGTGGACCGCGTCTCCATGCACCGCCTCTACCACAGCTTCCTGGTCAGCACCCTGACCGAGGACCGCCGCGAGGCACTGTCGACGATCGCCTGCACCCTGCTGGCGGGCGCGGACCCGCGCCGCCCCATCGACACCCGCGAGTGGACGCGCTACGCCGAGCTCATCCCGCACCTGGAGACCGCGGGGGCCCTGGACAGCCCCGACCCGGTGGTGCGCCAACTCGTCCTGAACTGCATCGAGTACATGCGGGTCCGGGGCGAGAACCGGGCCGCCCTCAGACTGTGCGAGCAGGCCGTCACCCGCTGGCGGACCCGGCTCGGTCCCGAGGACCGGGACATGCTGATCCTGATTCACGACCACGCCAACATGCTGCGCCGCAGCGGCCGTTACCGGGAGGCGGAGGCCGTCGGACGCGCCGTCCTGGACCAGCTCTCGGAGACCCGCGCCGACGACGACCCCGACCTGCTGCGCGCCAAGAACGGCCTCGGCGGCACCCTGGTGTCGCTGGGCCGCTACGACGAGGCGCACGACATGTTCAAGGAGTGCGTGCAGGCATACACCAGCACCCTGGGCGCCGACGCCCCGCGCGCCCTCCAGGACCGCGGCAACCTCGCCGTGGTCACCAGCCTGCTGGGCCGCTACAAGGAGTCCCTGGAGCTGCACCGCGACATCCTGCTGATCCGGGAGCGGCTGCTGACCCCGCGGCACCATCTCACCCTGCGCTCGGGCATGTTCTACGCCTGGATGCTGCGCCTTCTCGGCCGCTACGACGAGGCGACGTCACGCCAGGAGCTCAACGTCCGCGCCCACCGCAGCACGATGGACCGCTACACCCCCCAAACCCTGTACGCCGAGCACAACTTGGCGCTGTGCATGCGACGCAAGGGCGATCTGCTCGGCGCCGAGTCGCTGATGCGCAGCGTGGTCGAGCGGTTCGTGCAGCGGCAGGGCCCCCACCACCCCGACTCGCTGCTGGTGCAGGCCGACTTCGCCACGTTCAACCGCGAACACGGCAACCTCGAGCAGGCCCGGGAGTCGGCGGCGAGTGTCGCCGAGCAGTACGCCAGACTCGTCGGTCCGCAGCACCCCTACGCGGTGGGCACGGCGGGCAATGTGGCGCTGGCCCTGTGGGAGTACGGGGAGCGCGACGAGGCGCTCCGGCTCGCGGAACGGGCGCTCACGGACATGCGTGCAGCGGTCGGTCCGTCCCATCCCTGGACCCTGGGCGCCGGACTCAACGCCGGGGGTGCCCGCAGCCTCGCGGGCGACGAGGAAGGCGCGGCCGAACTGACCCGCGCCGTTCTGGAGTCGGCGCGCACGACCCTGGGCGAGACCCACCCGCTGACCCTCTCCTGCAAGGCGGCCCTCGCCTCCGACCTGCGGATACTGCGACGCGGGCAGGAGGCGTCCAAGCTGGAGCACGAGGCGCTCCAGCAGCTCTCCGACACCCTGGGCGCCCAGCATCCGCACACCCTCTCGGTCCGCCGACGGGAACGGCCCTACTGGGACTTCGAGCCGCTCCCGACCTGA
- a CDS encoding FxsB family cyclophane-forming radical SAM/SPASM peptide maturase: MQTASDDSLRIARDREFAPWPHAELDVAALRRAGQRPFPFRQFVLKVHSRCNLDCTYCVIYQGEDASWRGRPARVSPGVMRQTARRIAEHAVTHGLSEVRIDLHGGEPLLSGADTALQYTAAVRRALPTGVALRATVQSNGTLITDRTLDRLADANIRVGLSLDGGTAHLNSRRVDRAGRPSWPAAERAARLLADRPELYAGILCAIDITSDPGEVYSSLAELRPPRLDLLLPHANWSSPPPGLPARAPGAWPAVPTPYGDWLAAAFDLWWDGAPDGSQPRVRLFTEVVALLLGVPSTTESIGLSPTCAVVVHTDGSVEQIDSLNLAYDQATATGLDVFGHAFDEALDHPGIVARQLGVAGLADECRACPVGRVCGGGNYGHRYSRGTGFRHPSVFCADLERLVRHAAGRLSAVMPPD, from the coding sequence CCGCACGCCGAGCTGGACGTGGCGGCCCTCAGACGTGCCGGACAACGCCCCTTCCCCTTCCGCCAGTTCGTCCTGAAGGTGCACAGTCGCTGCAATCTCGACTGCACCTACTGCGTCATCTACCAGGGCGAGGACGCCAGTTGGCGCGGCCGGCCGGCCCGGGTGTCGCCGGGGGTGATGCGGCAGACGGCCCGGCGGATCGCCGAACACGCGGTCACCCACGGGCTGTCCGAGGTGCGGATCGACCTGCACGGCGGGGAGCCGCTGCTGTCCGGCGCCGACACCGCCCTGCAGTACACGGCCGCCGTACGCCGGGCGCTGCCGACCGGCGTCGCGCTGCGGGCCACCGTGCAGAGCAACGGCACGCTGATCACCGACCGGACCCTGGACCGGCTCGCCGACGCGAACATCCGGGTCGGGCTGAGCCTGGACGGCGGCACCGCGCACCTGAACTCCCGCCGCGTGGACCGTGCGGGGCGGCCGTCCTGGCCCGCGGCGGAGCGGGCCGCGCGGCTGCTGGCGGACCGGCCGGAGCTGTACGCCGGGATCCTGTGCGCCATCGACATCACCAGCGACCCCGGCGAGGTGTACTCCTCGCTCGCCGAGCTGCGCCCGCCCCGCCTCGACCTGCTGCTGCCGCACGCCAACTGGTCGAGCCCGCCGCCGGGCCTGCCCGCCCGCGCCCCGGGGGCGTGGCCGGCGGTGCCCACCCCGTACGGTGACTGGCTGGCCGCCGCCTTCGACCTGTGGTGGGACGGCGCGCCCGACGGCTCCCAGCCCCGGGTGCGGCTGTTCACGGAGGTCGTGGCGCTGCTGCTCGGGGTGCCCAGCACCACCGAGTCGATCGGGCTCTCGCCGACCTGCGCGGTGGTCGTGCACACCGACGGCTCGGTGGAGCAGATCGACTCCCTCAATCTCGCCTACGACCAGGCGACCGCCACCGGTCTCGACGTCTTCGGGCACGCCTTCGACGAGGCGCTGGACCATCCGGGGATCGTCGCGCGCCAGCTGGGCGTGGCGGGTCTCGCGGACGAGTGCCGGGCCTGCCCGGTGGGCCGGGTCTGCGGGGGCGGCAACTACGGCCACCGCTACTCCCGCGGTACGGGCTTTCGGCACCCGTCCGTGTTCTGCGCCGACCTGGAGCGTCTCGTGCGGCACGCGGCCGGGCGGCTGAGCGCGGTGATGCCCCCGGATTGA